A genome region from Manihot esculenta cultivar AM560-2 chromosome 5, M.esculenta_v8, whole genome shotgun sequence includes the following:
- the LOC110616269 gene encoding ribosome-binding factor PSRP1, chloroplastic — protein sequence MTTLLGSLQISFNHPRVSLSPKLDTASSSIYALSSKKLRFPSLLSQESSFLNPLALVSNVKYVKDSRRRGSSVRMSWDGPLSSVKLIIQGKNLELTDTVKNHVEEKVGKAVQKHSHLVREVDVRLSVRGGEFGKGPRIRRCEVTLFTKKHGVIRAEEDAETIYASIDLVSSIIQRKLRKIKEKVSDHGRHMKGFNRLKVREPVAEPVKDDVDGVPQDEDEDYIDEIVRTKYFDMPPLTVSEAIEQLENVDHDFYGFRNEETGEINIVYKRKAGGYGVIIPKGHGKAEKLEPLVVEPAKEPSLAE from the exons ATGACGACTCTTCTAGGATCACTGCAAATAAGCTTCAATCATCCCCGTGTGTCATTATCTCCAAAGCTAGATACCGCTTCTTCGTCTATCTATGCTCTCAGTTCCAAGAAGCTTCGTTTCCCATCACTATTATCACAAGAATCCAGTTTCTTGAACCCCCTCGCTTTGGTTAGCAATGTCAAGTATGTTAAAGATAGTCGGAGAAGAGGAAGCTCGGTCCGGATGTCATGGGATGGTCCACTCTCCTCTGTTAAATTGATAATTCAAGGCAAAAACTTGGAG TTAACTGATACAGTAAAAAATCATGTGGAAGAGAAGGTGGGAAAGGCAGTTCAAAAGCATAGCCATCTCGTCCGAGAAGTCGATGTTAGGTTGTCGGTTAGAGGTGGAGAGTTTGGGAAAGGCCCAAGGATTCGTAGATGCGAG gTGACCTTGTTTACAAAAAAGCATGGAGTGATTCGGGCAGAGGAAGATGCTGAGACAATATATGCCAGTATTGACTTGGTGTCATCAATCATACAAAGGAAGTTGAGGAAGATTAAGGAGAAGGTGTCAGACCATGGCCGGCACATGAAGGGTTTCAACAGATTGAAGGTGAGAGAGCCAGTGGCAGAACCAGTGAAAGATGATGTAGATGGAGTTCCCCAAGATGAGGATGAGGACTATATTGATGAG ATTGTTCGGACAAAATACTTTGACATGCCACCTTTGACCGTCTCCGAAGCCATTGAACAGCTAGAAAATGTTGATCATGATTTCTATGGTTTCCGGAATGAAGAAACTG GTGAGATTAATATTGTTTATAAGCGAAAAGCTGGAGGATATGGTGTTATCATACCTAAAGGACATGGAAAGGCTGAGAAATTGGAGCCATTGGTTGTTGAACCAGCTAAAGAGCCATCCTTGGCAGAATAG
- the LOC110614738 gene encoding LOW QUALITY PROTEIN: transcription termination factor MTERF8, chloroplastic (The sequence of the model RefSeq protein was modified relative to this genomic sequence to represent the inferred CDS: inserted 2 bases in 1 codon): protein MSSIWFCCPSFLSQSIISCPAKFAFSVSSAATIDHQQHSYLANLAKPSINLRPFLAPRGLRLSERLLVQCSYLYSPNLQNETRLVYSFFRQIGLQDKEIKFILEQNPSLNSTTFDSIRARVFLLQSAGIKGVELYRLIMKCPDVLTAAEIDSFFHFVLNSLQGKIEPLQLKRLLATTEPRFLVGFDRKVKLLLDHGVPQEKLVHILNNVNLTKALCFKSIEEIDRSSTFLCRYGGINLIVRRPMILNFDLETQLIPRIEFLKELSGGDEEATRTLLCKLPAILSYSVDHTKGHVELLRSFAGLTDPQIFKIFLVFPNVISASKERKLLPRIGFLKQCGLSSDDIFKFLTKAPLFLGLSYEENLVHKLVVLVKIGYEYRTRDLAVALGAVTRTSCENLQKVIGLFFSYGFSSADILAMSKKHPQILQYTYTSLLEKMEYLIEGMGREVGELLAFPAFLGYKLDDRIKPRYEAKKNVIGEGMSLNKLLTVSADRFSAXRRRNPILDWQTE, encoded by the exons ATGTCTTCAATCTGGTTTTGTTGTCCTTCCTTTCTCTCGCAGTCGATAATCTCATGTCCGGCGAAATTTGCATTTTCTGTTTCTTCAGCCGCAACTATCGATCATCAACAGCACTCTTATCTTGCAAACTTGGCAAAACCCTCAATAAATCTGAGACCCTTCTTAGCTCCAAGGGGTTTGCGCCTCTCTGAACGTCTCCTCGTTCAATGCAGTTACCTGTATTCTCCTAATCTGCAAAATGAAACTA GGCTTGTTTACTCGTTCTTCAGGCAAATTGGGCTCCaagataaagaaataaaattcattttggAGCAGAACCCATCTCTAAATTCGACAACTTTTGACTCCATACGAGCCCGAGTTTTTCTTTTACAGTCAGCTGGAATTAAAGGTGTTGAACTATATCGTTTGATTATGAAATGCCCCGATGTGTTAACAGCTGCGGAAATCGATTCCTTCTTTCACTTTGTGCTTAATAGTTTACAAGGAAAGATTGAACCACTGCAGCTCAAACGCCTTTTGGCTACCACTGAACCTAGATTCTTAGTGGGTTTTGATCGAAAGGTTAAGCTGCTCCTAGATCATGGAGTTCCCCAAGAAAAGCTAGTTCACATTCTCAACAATGTCAATTTAACTAAGGCATTGTGTTTCAAGTCAATTGAAGAAATTGATAGAAGCAGTACTTTCTTGTGCCGCTATGGTGGGATAAACTTGATCGTTAGACGTCCAATGATTCTGAATTTTGATTTGGAAACTCAGCTTATTCCAAGAATAGAGTTTCTCAAGGAGCTTAGCGGAGGAGATGAAGAGGCCACCAGGACTTTGTTGTGCAAACTCCCTGCTATATTGAGTTACAGCGTGGACCATACAAAGGGGCATGTAGAGTTGTTGAGGTCGTTTGCTGGCCTTACTGATCCACAAATATTCAAGATTTTTCTAGTGTTCCCAAATGTGATTAGTGCAAGCAAGGAGAGGAAGTTGCTTCCAAGAATAGGCTTTCTCAAGCAATGTGGGTTGAGTTCTGATGATATATTCAAGTTCTTGACTAAAGCCCCATTGTTTCTTGGCCTCTCCTATGAGGAGAACCTTGTGCATAAGCTTGTTGTTTTGGTGAAGATTGGTTATGAATATAGAACAAGGGACTTGGCTGTGGCACTTGGAGCTGTAACTAGAACAAGCTGTGAGAATTTGCAGAAGGTGATTGGGCTATTCTTTAGTTATGGGTTTTCTTCTGCAGACATTCTTGCCATGAGCAAAAAGCACCCTCAGATTCTGCAATATACCTATACTTCTCTGCTGGAGAAGATGGAGTACTTGATTGAGGGAATGGGTAGAGAAGTTGGAGAGCTATTGGCTTTCCCTGCATTTCTTGGTTACAAGCTTGATGACAGAATTAAGCCTAGGTATGAAGCAAAAAAGAATGTTATAGGGGAAGGGATGTCCCTTAATAAGCTGTTGACCGTATCAGCTGATAGATTTTCAGC GAGAAGGAGAAATCCCATCCTTGATTGGCAGACTGAATGA